Proteins from a genomic interval of Carnobacterium inhibens subsp. inhibens DSM 13024:
- a CDS encoding helix-turn-helix transcriptional regulator: MSKQDKNYSEETDLVLKNHLKDTRRELGLSQQQLADMIGVSRNTIGSIERCVFVPTAKLALILCIALDKKFEELFYFD; this comes from the coding sequence ATGAGTAAACAAGATAAAAATTATTCAGAAGAGACAGATTTAGTACTGAAAAATCATTTAAAGGACACCCGTAGAGAATTAGGGCTTTCTCAACAACAACTCGCAGATATGATCGGTGTTTCTAGAAATACGATTGGTTCAATAGAGAGATGTGTGTTTGTTCCTACAGCAAAATTAGCATTGATATTATGTATCGCTTTAGATAAAAAATTTGAAGAGTTGTTCTACTTTGATTAA
- a CDS encoding DUF6442 family protein yields MKKEKILNSYRNEKKDEGNDHINNMSDEKGFFAMAMLIMLITIYKIYMNLPFGDTGAIPLSFLSFHSFNRYKQTKEKDTLVYGIVTGFIGIAFLVWYVIETI; encoded by the coding sequence ATGAAAAAAGAAAAGATATTAAACAGTTACCGAAATGAAAAAAAAGATGAAGGCAACGACCATATCAATAATATGAGTGATGAGAAAGGTTTCTTTGCTATGGCTATGTTAATCATGCTTATAACTATCTATAAAATATATATGAATTTGCCGTTTGGAGATACTGGTGCAATCCCATTATCTTTTTTATCTTTTCATAGCTTTAATCGTTATAAGCAAACGAAAGAAAAAGATACCTTGGTATATGGTATTGTTACTGGTTTTATTGGAATTGCGTTCTTAGTTTGGTATGTGATCGAAACAATATGA
- a CDS encoding helix-turn-helix transcriptional regulator, with protein sequence MNVINHIRDIRQKKGITQMKMAEDLQVTRQTINAIEKNKYNPSLELALKLIAYFDMPIDEIFILEEDNK encoded by the coding sequence ATGAATGTGATTAACCATATACGAGATATCCGTCAAAAGAAAGGAATAACTCAAATGAAAATGGCTGAGGATCTACAAGTTACTCGGCAAACTATAAATGCAATTGAAAAGAATAAGTATAATCCTAGTTTAGAGTTAGCACTAAAATTAATAGCATATTTTGATATGCCAATCGATGAAATATTTATTTTAGAGGAGGATAATAAATGA
- a CDS encoding helix-turn-helix transcriptional regulator, with translation MAKNLRLKAARAKNDLSQQQLADAVNVTRQTISAIERGDYNPTINLCREICKKLDLTLNDLFWEE, from the coding sequence ATGGCTAAGAATTTAAGATTAAAGGCAGCACGAGCAAAGAATGATCTATCTCAACAGCAATTGGCAGATGCTGTCAATGTTACTCGACAGACCATCAGCGCTATTGAAAGAGGAGATTACAATCCGACAATCAATTTGTGTAGAGAGATTTGTAAAAAATTGGATTTAACTTTAAACGATTTATTTTGGGAGGAATAA
- a CDS encoding type II toxin-antitoxin system RelE/ParE family toxin codes for MKAFFSSLMSEKYGMSEAARNQWVKKLETNLYELRSKVSSNIQRVFYFHVVDNRYVITHVFTKKTDKTPENEKKRAREIRKKFMEE; via the coding sequence ATCAAGGCGTTTTTTTCGTCGTTGATGTCGGAAAAATATGGCATGTCCGAAGCAGCAAGAAATCAATGGGTCAAAAAACTAGAAACGAATCTTTATGAGCTTCGCTCAAAAGTAAGTTCAAATATCCAACGGGTATTTTATTTTCATGTGGTTGATAACCGGTATGTTATTACGCATGTTTTTACGAAAAAAACCGATAAAACACCCGAAAATGAGAAGAAACGTGCACGAGAGATCCGAAAAAAATTTATGGAGGAATAA
- a CDS encoding helix-turn-helix transcriptional regulator, with product METSTVSSYISRRRAKDKSFEEAFVGESERLEVAVALKTLRETEGLTQRQLAEKVEKPQSTIARIENGNMNVTFKTMNDIAKAFDKVIEVKFV from the coding sequence ATGGAGACAAGTACAGTAAGTAGCTATATTTCTCGTCGACGTGCAAAAGACAAGAGTTTTGAAGAAGCCTTTGTGGGTGAAAGTGAACGCTTAGAAGTCGCTGTTGCTTTAAAAACGTTGAGAGAAACCGAAGGATTGACGCAACGACAATTGGCCGAAAAAGTTGAAAAACCCCAATCTACGATTGCACGTATTGAAAACGGAAATATGAATGTGACGTTTAAGACGATGAATGACATCGCTAAAGCATTTGATAAAGTTATCGAAGTTAAATTTGTATAG